A portion of the Paenibacillus hamazuiensis genome contains these proteins:
- a CDS encoding DedA family protein, translating to MTASKMQHNLFVFIAHYGYAGIFGALMLGIIGAPVPDEFLMTFSGYLVSKGKMHFVPTVIVSVLGSFAGMSLSYAIGYKFGYPLVEKYGQKVHITKEKLERTQIWFGRFGKFALTVGYFVPGLRHLTAYSAGISKWPYRSFCLYAVPGAMLWAIAFIALGTYLGEHWHAVTTAIHRYLLLGFAVLAAAAAAIWYLKKARGKRMAAK from the coding sequence ATGACCGCAAGCAAGATGCAGCATAATCTGTTCGTTTTCATTGCCCATTACGGTTACGCAGGCATTTTCGGAGCTTTGATGCTGGGCATTATCGGGGCGCCCGTGCCGGACGAATTTTTGATGACGTTTTCCGGTTATCTGGTCTCCAAGGGCAAGATGCACTTTGTGCCGACGGTGATCGTTTCCGTGCTGGGCAGCTTTGCCGGAATGTCCCTTAGCTACGCAATAGGATATAAATTCGGGTATCCGCTTGTCGAGAAATACGGGCAAAAGGTTCATATCACGAAAGAGAAGCTGGAACGCACGCAGATCTGGTTCGGCCGATTCGGCAAGTTTGCGCTCACCGTCGGCTATTTCGTACCGGGATTGCGCCATCTAACGGCTTACAGCGCCGGGATCAGCAAATGGCCGTACCGAAGCTTCTGCCTGTATGCCGTGCCCGGCGCCATGCTGTGGGCCATCGCTTTCATCGCGCTCGGCACTTATTTGGGCGAGCATTGGCACGCCGTTACCACGGCGATACATCGCTATCTTTTGCTCGGCTTCGCCGTGCTCGCCGCGGCGGCTGCCGCCATATGGTATTTAAAGAAGGCCAGAGGCAAGCGAATGGCGGCCAAATAA
- a CDS encoding DsbA family oxidoreductase, which yields MNVEIWSDFVCPFCYIGKRRFEEALQQFSGKSEVNIVFRSFELDPDAPRDAGHDVHDMLAAKYGMSREQAKAMNANVDEQARSVGLTYHTDTRVLTNTLDAHRLTHFAARHGKGSEMAERLFRAHFTESKHIGDHDTLAALAAEAGLDRSGAAAMLAGGEYAQEVRGDEREAASLGVRGVPFFVIDRKYAVSGAQPSEVFLNALEKAWSERSTLTVLNESAEDAAEAACEGGACAPSERKS from the coding sequence ATGAATGTTGAAATATGGTCCGATTTTGTGTGCCCTTTCTGCTATATCGGGAAACGCCGTTTTGAGGAGGCGCTGCAGCAATTTTCCGGAAAAAGCGAAGTTAATATCGTCTTCCGCAGCTTTGAGCTGGACCCTGACGCGCCGCGGGATGCCGGTCATGACGTACATGATATGCTCGCTGCCAAATACGGTATGAGCCGCGAGCAGGCCAAGGCGATGAACGCGAATGTCGACGAGCAGGCGCGTTCGGTCGGGCTGACGTATCATACCGATACGAGAGTTTTGACGAATACGCTCGACGCTCATCGTTTGACGCATTTCGCCGCACGGCACGGCAAAGGCAGTGAAATGGCGGAGCGTCTGTTCCGCGCGCATTTTACCGAATCGAAGCATATCGGCGATCACGATACGTTAGCCGCACTTGCCGCGGAGGCCGGGCTCGACCGGAGTGGAGCGGCCGCTATGCTTGCCGGCGGAGAATACGCGCAGGAAGTGCGCGGCGACGAGCGCGAGGCGGCAAGTCTGGGCGTTCGCGGCGTGCCGTTTTTCGTCATCGACCGCAAATATGCGGTTTCCGGCGCGCAGCCGAGCGAAGTGTTCCTTAATGCACTGGAGAAGGCGTGGAGCGAACGCAGCACCTTGACGGTGCTGAACGAGTCGGCGGAAGATGCGGCAGAAGCGGCTTGCGAAGGCGGCGCTTGTGCGCCGTCCGAACGGAAGAGTTGA
- a CDS encoding HD-GYP domain-containing protein produces MEVADLLLRLLAKDPLTYEHSIRVGALAKTMISHYVPGMDEMEKQSIIAGCTVHDIGKIMIPDDILCNPSPLTPSEWQIMKRHPEIGARLLLIEGERDPYILDIVKYHHERWDGAGYPYGLKGNEIPPVSRMCSILDAFDSMISDRPYRKGMSVEEAKQELCKQSWSQFDGFYVNQFINLPNEVLLSCKRTP; encoded by the coding sequence ATGGAAGTCGCCGATTTATTGCTTCGGTTGCTTGCCAAGGATCCCCTGACCTATGAGCACAGCATCCGTGTGGGGGCATTGGCAAAAACCATGATCTCCCATTACGTGCCTGGAATGGATGAAATGGAAAAACAGAGCATTATCGCGGGATGCACGGTCCATGATATCGGAAAAATCATGATACCGGATGACATTTTATGCAATCCTTCTCCACTGACCCCCTCAGAATGGCAAATCATGAAACGCCACCCGGAAATCGGAGCCAGACTTCTTTTAATCGAAGGGGAGCGGGACCCGTATATTCTGGATATCGTTAAATACCATCACGAAAGGTGGGACGGAGCAGGATATCCTTACGGACTGAAGGGCAACGAAATCCCTCCGGTGTCCCGAATGTGCTCGATTCTCGATGCATTTGACAGCATGATCTCGGATCGCCCTTATCGCAAGGGAATGTCGGTCGAAGAAGCCAAGCAGGAGCTCTGCAAGCAAAGCTGGAGCCAATTTGACGGATTTTACGTCAATCAATTTATTAATTTGCCGAACGAAGTCCTTCTCTCATGCAAGCGAACTCCATAG